The following proteins are co-located in the Streptomyces sp. NBC_01198 genome:
- a CDS encoding ABC transporter substrate-binding protein yields the protein MLAGAGGLALAAALAGCARGSSTTSVPGAVNLYNDNATWSDGYKKAGAVLKRVSGFDLRPLSNASTTSYQEVVQTSVQTNRAADVVKWASGFPLYSLARSGGLTELGAQWDAAVKRGWVSTELKPAVSYQGKVYGIPLYQSSYVFFYAKPVFTKYGLREPATWAEFTHNAEVLKKNGVTPFLATQNGVWPAFEWFEELVSKIDPDFYTRLVNGQAKYTDDTAVEALTLWRDFYAKGWMTAPDFDGANGPAQMKAGKLAMFLHGTWESAAIAAAGLKPGTDYGAFIMPAVHDDTKPSVIAESGVFAVPRRAANHDGGIAAVSNWLDPRVQRVWSDFLQDSSANPTVPASNPVIEGVQQDIKRNSRTLLTRYNEASPPNLIQGNILDLGNFMIHPTAVRSTLKSMQKRADKEWDIWRKGGS from the coding sequence GTGCTGGCAGGCGCCGGGGGCCTGGCACTGGCGGCGGCGCTGGCCGGCTGCGCCCGGGGCAGCTCCACCACGAGCGTGCCCGGCGCGGTGAACCTCTACAACGACAACGCCACCTGGTCCGACGGGTACAAGAAGGCCGGCGCGGTGCTCAAGCGCGTCAGCGGTTTCGACCTGCGCCCGCTGTCGAACGCCTCCACCACCTCCTACCAGGAGGTGGTCCAGACGTCCGTGCAGACCAACCGGGCCGCCGACGTCGTCAAGTGGGCGTCCGGCTTTCCGCTGTACTCACTGGCCCGCTCCGGCGGGCTGACCGAACTCGGCGCCCAGTGGGACGCCGCCGTCAAGCGCGGCTGGGTCTCCACCGAGCTGAAGCCCGCGGTCAGTTACCAGGGCAAGGTGTACGGCATCCCGCTGTACCAGTCGTCCTACGTGTTCTTCTACGCCAAGCCGGTGTTCACAAAGTACGGGCTGCGCGAGCCCGCCACCTGGGCGGAGTTCACGCACAACGCCGAGGTGCTGAAGAAGAACGGTGTGACGCCGTTCCTCGCCACCCAGAACGGTGTCTGGCCGGCCTTCGAGTGGTTCGAGGAACTGGTCAGCAAGATCGACCCTGACTTCTACACCCGGCTGGTCAACGGGCAGGCGAAGTACACCGACGACACCGCCGTGGAGGCGCTGACCCTCTGGCGGGACTTCTACGCCAAGGGCTGGATGACCGCGCCCGACTTCGACGGCGCCAACGGCCCGGCGCAGATGAAGGCCGGGAAGCTTGCGATGTTCCTGCACGGCACCTGGGAGTCGGCCGCGATCGCGGCCGCCGGGCTCAAGCCGGGCACCGACTACGGCGCGTTCATCATGCCCGCCGTGCACGACGACACCAAGCCGTCGGTGATCGCGGAGTCGGGAGTGTTCGCGGTGCCCAGGCGCGCCGCCAACCACGACGGCGGTATCGCCGCCGTCTCCAACTGGCTGGACCCGCGGGTGCAGCGGGTGTGGTCGGACTTCCTCCAGGACAGTTCGGCCAACCCGACGGTGCCGGCGTCCAATCCGGTGATCGAGGGCGTGCAGCAGGACATCAAGCGGAACAGCCGCACGCTGCTGACCCGCTACAACGAGGCGAGCCCGCCCAACCTCATCCAGGGGAACATCCTCGACCTGGGCAATTTCATGATCCATCCCACCGCAGTCCGCTCCACGCTCAAGTCGATGCAGAAACGCGCGGACAAGGAATGGGACATCTGGCGGAAGGGCGGCTCATGA
- a CDS encoding carbohydrate ABC transporter permease: protein MSRVIRNTVVVLVALLWFVPTYLLLVNGLTSVGSYSGSPRWYPNSFGLFSNIRAAWNLADLGPAMANSLYYAAASSAGAVLLASLAAFAAAIMPVRRRALWFWLIYAGTLLPLQVFLRPLFLAYANTGLYDTQMGMVIIYVAIAIPFAFFVLRNFAATLPSEVIEAARLDGASWWRLFWSIYVPLSKSAMVAAFVFQFVAVWNDLLFGITLATSRNIRPIMAALADLQGNYSNVGPPVVLAGALVVSLPTVVIFFLSQRFFVSSLKLNV, encoded by the coding sequence ATGAGCAGAGTCATCCGCAATACCGTCGTCGTCCTGGTCGCGTTGCTCTGGTTCGTGCCGACGTACCTTCTGCTGGTCAACGGGCTGACGTCGGTGGGCAGTTACTCGGGCAGCCCGCGCTGGTACCCCAACAGCTTCGGTCTGTTCTCCAACATCCGGGCGGCATGGAATCTCGCCGACCTCGGTCCTGCCATGGCCAACAGCCTCTACTACGCGGCGGCCAGTTCAGCCGGCGCCGTACTGCTCGCCTCACTGGCCGCGTTCGCCGCCGCCATCATGCCGGTACGGCGCCGCGCCCTGTGGTTCTGGCTGATCTACGCGGGCACACTGCTGCCCCTCCAGGTGTTCCTGCGCCCGTTGTTCCTGGCGTACGCCAACACCGGGCTGTACGACACGCAGATGGGCATGGTGATCATCTATGTCGCCATCGCCATCCCGTTCGCCTTCTTCGTGCTGCGCAATTTCGCGGCCACGCTGCCGTCCGAGGTGATCGAGGCGGCCCGCCTGGACGGCGCCTCCTGGTGGCGGCTGTTCTGGAGCATCTACGTGCCACTGTCGAAGTCCGCGATGGTCGCCGCGTTCGTCTTCCAGTTCGTCGCCGTCTGGAACGACCTGCTGTTCGGCATCACGTTGGCCACCAGCCGCAACATCCGGCCGATCATGGCCGCCCTCGCCGATCTCCAGGGCAACTACTCCAACGTGGGTCCGCCGGTGGTACTGGCCGGCGCACTCGTGGTGTCGCTGCCCACCGTCGTCATCTTCTTCCTCTCCCAGCGGTTCTTCGTCTCCAGCCTCAAACTCAACGTCTGA
- a CDS encoding ROK family protein, giving the protein MNASATAGTDTGATADANGTHPGPPVPVLEIGGTHVTAALVRLGDQRSRVLASHREPLDGHAGADRITATLLRAARALPPAPPARWGIALPGPFDYAKGIARYRDVGKFDALDGTDLGALLRAGLPHCTGTAFLNDAEAFLRGEWAEGAGRGHARVVGITLGTGVGSAFLLDGRAVTDGPAVPPEGRADLLTYDGRPLEDRVSRRALIAAYRRASGRDLDVREIAAEARSGDVAASRVLDDAFAVLGETLAPWLRRFGATALVVGGSMTGSWDLIGPALAAGLPAGLPAPLPAASPAEAGLIGAASYAAAVPECSDDPIL; this is encoded by the coding sequence GTGAACGCCAGCGCCACGGCAGGCACGGACACCGGCGCCACGGCGGACGCGAACGGTACGCACCCCGGTCCGCCGGTCCCCGTCCTGGAGATCGGCGGCACCCATGTGACGGCCGCCCTCGTCCGGCTCGGCGACCAGCGGTCCCGGGTGCTCGCCTCCCACCGCGAACCTCTCGACGGCCACGCCGGCGCCGACCGGATCACCGCCACGCTGCTGCGCGCAGCCCGCGCCCTGCCACCGGCGCCGCCAGCCCGCTGGGGCATCGCGCTGCCCGGCCCGTTCGACTACGCCAAGGGCATCGCCCGCTACCGGGACGTCGGCAAATTCGACGCGCTCGACGGCACCGACCTCGGCGCACTGCTCCGGGCCGGCCTGCCGCACTGCACGGGCACGGCCTTCCTCAACGACGCGGAGGCGTTCCTGCGCGGCGAGTGGGCCGAGGGGGCCGGACGCGGACACGCCAGAGTGGTCGGCATCACCCTCGGAACCGGCGTCGGCTCCGCCTTCCTGCTCGACGGCCGGGCTGTCACCGACGGCCCGGCCGTACCGCCGGAAGGCCGCGCCGACCTGCTGACCTACGACGGCCGGCCGCTGGAGGACCGGGTGTCCCGGCGGGCACTGATCGCCGCCTACCGGCGGGCGTCGGGACGCGACCTGGACGTACGGGAGATCGCCGCCGAGGCCAGGAGCGGTGACGTCGCCGCCAGCCGGGTGCTGGACGACGCCTTCGCCGTCCTCGGCGAGACCCTGGCCCCGTGGCTGCGCCGCTTCGGTGCCACCGCCCTCGTCGTCGGCGGTTCGATGACCGGCTCCTGGGACCTGATTGGCCCGGCACTCGCCGCGGGGCTCCCGGCCGGCCTCCCGGCGCCACTGCCCGCGGCCAGCCCGGCCGAAGCCGGACTGATCGGCGCGGCATCGTACGCGGCCGCCGTTCCGGAATGCAGCGATGACCCTATTCTCTAG
- a CDS encoding carbohydrate ABC transporter permease — translation MSVTTDSIRARRGLANGGPEAPPGTKRRASAELKERLMAGGFLLPAALLVTAVLLAPFCYTLYRSFFSDYTHSTFSGFANYTAFFTDPNLLKSLENTVMWVVGAIVLPTGMGLLIAMLTDATRWSRAARLAVTIPYAISGSAVAVVWNFMLTSDGAVNSALKGLHLGGLTGTWLLTWPGNTIVMIIASSWQATGVAVILFMVGLQGIPPDTLEAAALDGAGPWKRFRYVVLPQLRPVSIIVIGMSLVNGLKAFDLIFVLTQGGPGRATETLAVSMYQETFLFLRPGAGAAIAVLLTVIVLLASWTYLRRQVPTQGKV, via the coding sequence ATGAGTGTGACGACCGATTCGATCCGTGCCCGGCGCGGGCTGGCGAACGGCGGTCCCGAAGCGCCGCCCGGCACGAAGAGACGCGCCTCGGCAGAGCTCAAGGAGCGGCTGATGGCCGGCGGCTTCCTGCTGCCCGCCGCCCTGCTGGTCACCGCGGTCCTGCTGGCGCCCTTCTGCTACACGCTCTACCGCAGTTTCTTCAGCGACTACACCCACTCGACCTTCAGCGGATTCGCCAACTACACCGCCTTCTTCACCGACCCCAATCTCCTCAAGTCCCTGGAGAACACCGTGATGTGGGTGGTGGGCGCGATCGTGCTGCCCACCGGTATGGGGCTGCTCATCGCGATGCTCACCGACGCCACCCGGTGGAGCCGCGCCGCGCGGCTCGCGGTAACCATCCCGTACGCGATCTCCGGCTCCGCGGTCGCGGTGGTGTGGAACTTCATGCTCACCAGCGACGGAGCGGTCAACAGCGCGCTCAAGGGCCTGCATCTGGGCGGCCTGACCGGCACCTGGCTGCTCACCTGGCCCGGCAACACCATCGTGATGATCATCGCGAGTTCATGGCAGGCGACCGGGGTCGCGGTGATCCTCTTCATGGTCGGGCTCCAGGGCATTCCGCCGGACACGCTGGAGGCGGCGGCGCTGGACGGCGCCGGGCCGTGGAAGCGGTTCCGGTACGTCGTCCTCCCGCAACTGCGGCCGGTGTCGATCATCGTCATCGGGATGAGCCTGGTGAACGGGCTCAAGGCGTTCGACCTGATCTTCGTCCTCACCCAGGGCGGACCGGGCCGGGCCACCGAGACGCTGGCCGTCTCCATGTACCAGGAGACCTTCCTCTTCCTGCGGCCGGGCGCGGGCGCCGCCATCGCCGTACTGCTGACCGTCATCGTGCTGCTGGCGTCCTGGACCTATCTGCGCCGCCAAGTGCCGACCCAGGGCAAGGTGTGA
- a CDS encoding class I mannose-6-phosphate isomerase has protein sequence MHHDGSGLPYQPNPRYDAVGARVRHGWEAALAELPESVGVLAVDGPWVLDWDAVRAGLAAARPGLTFVDIRSHLAPWPEIAAIGGSGPLADDPQFAALSRATLGDFFGPLPTPAAGEGRTVVYGPGAALVAHDAIWYADLPKRYAEAAVTAGTVTNLGQREGAADTRRLFYIDWPVLDRHRDGLAERIDRWLDLQDPAGPVSLSGDALRASAAELTGRPFRTRPTFNTTPWGGQWARRELGFNPEGPNTALGYELIAPESGILLGDDTAQVEIPFQLLVALHPERVLGPRVHEMFGESFPIRFDYLDTVAGGNLSVHCHPQPDYMKDVFGWPYTQHETYYLMVGSEENTVYLGLRGDADVEEFRGRAHDADSGGNAFAIEEFVQTFPATPHQLFLIPGGTPHGSGKGNVVLEVSATPYLYSLRFYDWLRRDAQDRQRAVHVEHAFRNLDTERTGEAVGRDLVQAPQVLRKGDGWREEVIGQLPEMFFVVHRLTVQGAVAAPDTTDGRFHVINVVEGEGVLVRTAAGAEHRLGYAETLVIPAAVGVYTVTGAGAGETRVVKAFVK, from the coding sequence GTGCACCACGACGGCAGTGGCCTGCCCTACCAGCCCAACCCGCGCTACGACGCCGTCGGGGCACGGGTCCGGCACGGCTGGGAGGCGGCTCTGGCCGAACTGCCGGAGTCCGTCGGCGTCCTGGCTGTGGACGGCCCCTGGGTGCTGGACTGGGATGCGGTGCGCGCGGGCCTGGCAGCCGCACGGCCCGGCCTGACCTTCGTGGACATACGCTCCCACCTGGCTCCCTGGCCGGAGATCGCCGCGATCGGCGGATCAGGACCGCTGGCCGACGACCCGCAGTTCGCCGCCCTGTCCCGGGCCACCCTCGGCGACTTCTTCGGCCCGCTGCCCACGCCGGCCGCCGGTGAAGGCCGCACCGTCGTGTACGGTCCCGGCGCCGCGCTGGTCGCTCACGACGCCATCTGGTACGCCGATCTGCCCAAGCGGTACGCCGAGGCGGCCGTCACCGCGGGTACCGTTACCAACCTCGGGCAACGGGAGGGCGCCGCGGACACCCGTCGGCTGTTCTACATCGACTGGCCGGTTCTCGACCGGCACCGCGACGGCCTCGCCGAGCGGATCGATCGCTGGCTGGACCTCCAGGACCCCGCCGGGCCGGTGTCGCTGAGCGGCGACGCGCTGCGGGCCAGTGCCGCCGAGCTGACCGGCCGACCGTTCCGCACCCGCCCGACCTTCAACACCACGCCGTGGGGCGGTCAGTGGGCGCGCCGCGAACTCGGATTCAACCCCGAGGGCCCCAACACCGCGCTCGGCTACGAACTCATCGCCCCCGAGTCCGGCATCCTCCTCGGCGACGACACCGCCCAGGTCGAGATCCCCTTCCAGCTCCTCGTGGCGCTGCACCCCGAACGCGTCCTGGGCCCGCGGGTCCACGAGATGTTCGGCGAGTCCTTCCCCATCCGCTTCGACTACCTCGACACGGTGGCGGGCGGAAACCTCTCGGTCCACTGCCACCCGCAGCCGGACTACATGAAGGATGTCTTCGGCTGGCCGTACACCCAGCACGAGACGTACTACCTGATGGTCGGCAGCGAGGAGAACACCGTCTACCTCGGCCTGCGCGGCGACGCCGACGTCGAGGAATTCCGCGGCCGGGCGCACGACGCCGACTCCGGCGGCAACGCCTTCGCCATCGAGGAGTTCGTGCAGACCTTCCCCGCCACCCCGCACCAGCTCTTCCTGATCCCCGGCGGCACCCCGCACGGCAGCGGCAAGGGCAATGTCGTACTGGAAGTCAGCGCCACCCCGTACCTGTACTCGCTGCGGTTCTACGACTGGCTGCGCCGCGACGCCCAGGACCGGCAGCGCGCCGTCCACGTCGAGCACGCCTTCCGCAATCTCGACACCGAACGGACCGGCGAGGCCGTCGGCCGGGACCTCGTCCAGGCGCCGCAGGTGCTGCGCAAGGGCGACGGCTGGCGCGAGGAGGTCATCGGACAGCTCCCGGAGATGTTCTTCGTGGTCCACCGGCTGACCGTGCAGGGCGCCGTCGCCGCTCCGGACACCACCGACGGCCGCTTCCATGTGATCAACGTCGTCGAGGGCGAGGGCGTGCTCGTCCGCACCGCGGCCGGCGCCGAACACCGGCTGGGATACGCCGAGACACTGGTGATCCCGGCCGCGGTCGGCGTGTACACGGTGACCGGCGCGGGTGCGGGCGAGACCAGGGTCGTGAAAGCGTTCGTGAAGTGA
- a CDS encoding glycoside hydrolase family 76 protein, which translates to MRTARTARRAGLLLTTLATAAAGLLAAPAAHAEGRHTTTAWAGRAEASYRALQHNLYLGAASHDLYREAAPAAAGSNPYSYLWEFREATQATLYVRTIPHNTGPYRKDVADRFAALQQYAASDPAHPGYDSYLPAPLGTGGDLFFDDNAVVGLSFLTQYRAGGDRSMLAKARAAFTTDTRAWDDDPAKTCPGGMHWVENDANAIRAANVTGLFAQLSAGLYQITKEPAYLDWAQKAYDWNKTCLQQSPGLYQNDRDDNGTVNTTLWTYNSGAMIGTATELYRATGKRAYLDEAVRDADGALTYWTADDRLYNQPAIFNSFLFQDLLLLDSQHHDPRYRQVLSDYADRLWSENRDPATGLFRFQASNGGAPDPAQPVATLNQSAAVQLFSLLAWDPRDYDRTS; encoded by the coding sequence ATGAGAACAGCGCGTACCGCCCGCCGGGCCGGTCTGCTGCTGACCACGCTGGCCACCGCCGCGGCCGGTCTGCTCGCCGCCCCCGCCGCGCACGCCGAGGGCCGCCACACCACCACCGCCTGGGCCGGGCGCGCCGAGGCGAGCTACCGAGCTCTTCAGCACAACCTCTACCTCGGCGCCGCGAGCCACGATCTGTACCGGGAGGCCGCCCCGGCGGCGGCCGGCAGCAACCCCTACTCGTACCTGTGGGAATTCCGCGAGGCCACCCAGGCCACGCTCTATGTGCGGACCATCCCGCACAACACGGGCCCGTACCGCAAGGACGTCGCGGACCGTTTCGCCGCTCTCCAGCAGTACGCGGCCTCCGATCCGGCCCACCCGGGTTACGACTCCTATCTGCCCGCACCGCTGGGCACCGGCGGGGACCTGTTCTTCGACGACAACGCCGTGGTCGGTCTGTCGTTCCTGACGCAGTACCGGGCCGGCGGCGACCGGTCGATGCTGGCCAAGGCCCGCGCGGCCTTCACCACCGACACCCGCGCCTGGGACGACGACCCCGCCAAGACCTGCCCCGGCGGCATGCACTGGGTCGAGAACGACGCCAACGCCATTCGGGCCGCGAACGTCACCGGTCTGTTCGCCCAACTGTCCGCAGGGCTCTACCAGATCACCAAGGAACCGGCATATCTGGACTGGGCGCAGAAGGCGTACGACTGGAACAAGACCTGCCTCCAGCAATCCCCTGGCCTCTACCAGAACGACCGGGACGACAACGGGACCGTCAACACCACGCTGTGGACGTACAATTCGGGCGCGATGATCGGCACCGCCACCGAGCTGTACCGCGCTACCGGCAAGCGCGCGTATCTCGACGAGGCGGTCCGCGACGCCGACGGCGCCCTCACCTACTGGACCGCCGACGACCGCCTGTACAACCAGCCGGCCATCTTCAACTCCTTCCTCTTCCAGGACCTGTTGCTGCTGGACTCCCAGCACCACGACCCGCGGTACCGCCAGGTCCTCAGCGACTACGCCGACCGGCTGTGGTCGGAGAACCGGGACCCGGCCACCGGCCTGTTCCGCTTCCAGGCGAGCAACG
- a CDS encoding LacI family DNA-binding transcriptional regulator gives MKQVATLADVSAMTVSRVLRGDSGVSADKRARVEAAVRELGYRPNALARNFRHGQGTGTIGLIVTNLANPFYARLALGIEAAVAEEGLRVMITNTAGDAGRERDAVRDFSARRVDGVILVPAGADQAYLAEELPTALPVVTVARPTAGFEADCVLVDDFGGAYAATGRLLAAGHRRIGFLGNPPSVYTGSERYRGYSAALHEAGIDPDDALVKRGQEDLASAETAASELLALPAPPTAVFCTNNRNTLGAYRALRHHGATATLAGFDDFDLADVLSVPVLVVDYDPDEIGRRAAQLLGERLARPGTGAPPPRRVVVRTTIIAHGEDRGPVQDVS, from the coding sequence ATGAAGCAGGTCGCGACCCTCGCCGACGTCAGCGCGATGACCGTGTCCCGGGTCCTGCGCGGGGACTCCGGCGTGTCGGCGGACAAGCGCGCACGTGTCGAGGCCGCGGTCCGCGAACTGGGCTACCGGCCCAACGCGTTGGCCCGCAACTTCCGCCACGGGCAGGGCACCGGCACGATCGGCCTGATCGTCACCAACCTCGCCAACCCCTTCTACGCCCGGCTCGCCCTGGGCATCGAGGCGGCGGTCGCCGAGGAGGGCCTGCGGGTGATGATCACCAACACCGCCGGTGACGCCGGCCGCGAGCGCGACGCCGTCCGGGACTTCTCCGCCCGCCGGGTCGACGGCGTGATCCTGGTACCGGCGGGGGCCGATCAGGCGTATCTGGCCGAGGAGTTGCCCACCGCCCTGCCCGTGGTCACCGTCGCCCGGCCGACGGCCGGCTTCGAGGCGGACTGCGTGCTGGTCGACGACTTCGGCGGCGCCTACGCGGCGACCGGCAGGCTGCTGGCGGCCGGGCACCGCCGGATCGGCTTCCTTGGCAACCCACCGTCGGTGTACACCGGTTCCGAGCGCTACCGCGGCTACAGCGCGGCCCTCCACGAGGCGGGCATCGACCCCGACGACGCCCTGGTCAAACGCGGCCAGGAGGATCTCGCTTCGGCCGAGACGGCGGCGTCAGAGCTGCTCGCGCTGCCGGCGCCGCCCACCGCGGTGTTCTGCACCAACAACCGCAACACCCTTGGTGCCTACCGGGCGTTGCGACACCACGGCGCCACCGCGACGCTGGCGGGCTTCGATGACTTCGACCTCGCCGACGTGCTCAGCGTGCCGGTGCTGGTGGTGGACTACGACCCCGACGAGATCGGGCGCCGCGCCGCCCAACTGCTCGGCGAGCGACTGGCCCGCCCCGGCACCGGAGCGCCGCCGCCGCGCCGGGTCGTCGTGCGGACCACGATCATCGCCCACGGCGAGGACCGCGGCCCGGTGCAGGACGTGTCCTAG